Proteins encoded within one genomic window of Columba livia isolate bColLiv1 breed racing homer chromosome 1, bColLiv1.pat.W.v2, whole genome shotgun sequence:
- the SYCP3 gene encoding synaptonemal complex protein 3 isoform X3: protein MAPSGRKHGGKAGKTAQEDQAIPAYDFQEERKELSGSEEDIREGEIPVLDKHAKKRPLATTHVVPDDVGGEVQNMLERFGADINKALLAKRKRLEMYTKASLKTSNQKIEHVWKTQQEQRQKLNHEFSQQFLTLFQQWDVDVQKAEEQEEKLANMFRQQQKVFQQARIVQSQRLKTIKQLYEQFLKSMEELEKSNENLLAGAQNELRKEMAMLQKKIMMDTQQQEMATVRKSLQSMLF, encoded by the exons ATGGCACCATCAGGAAGGAAGCATGGAGGAAAGGCTGGTAAAACAGCACAGGAAGATCAAGCCATTCCTGCCTATGACtttcaggaggaaagaaaagagctgAGTGGATCAGAGGAAGATATTAGAGAAG GCGAAATACCAGTACTGGACAAGCATGCGAAGAAAAGACCTTTGGCGACAACTCATGTGGTTCCAGATGATGTGGG GGGTGAAGTACAGAATATGCTGGAAAGATTTGGAG CTGACATTAACAAGGCCCTCTTAGCTAAGAGGAAAAGATTAGAAATGTATACAAAAGCTTCACTCAAAACCAGTAACCAGAAGATTGAACATGTTTGGAAAACACAGCAAGAGCAAAG GCAGAAGCTTAATCACGAGTTCTCCCAGCAGTTCCTGACGTTATTTCAGCAATGGGATGTAGATgtgcagaaagcagaggagcaggaagaaaaactaGCG AATATGTTTCGTCAGCAACAAAAAGTTTTTCAACAGGCAAGAATAGTTCAAAGTCAGAGACTGAAAACCATTAAGCAACTCTATGAGCAATTCTTAAAG AGcatggaggagctggagaagagcaacGAGAATCTTCTAGCTGGTGCACAAAATGAACTTCGCAAAGAAATGGCTATGTTGCAAAAGAAGATTATGATGGACACT CAACAGCAGGAGATGGCAACTGTTCGCAAGTCTCTTCAGTCCATGTTATTCTGA
- the SYCP3 gene encoding synaptonemal complex protein 3 isoform X2: MAPSGRKHGGKAGKTAQEDQAIPAYDFQEERKELSGSEEDIREGEIPVLDKHAKKRPLATTHVVPDDVGGEVQNMLERFGADINKALLAKRKRLEMYTKASLKTSNQKIEHVWKTQQEQRQKLNHEFSQQFLTLFQQWDVDVQKAEEQEEKLANMFRQQQKVFQQARIVQSQRLKTIKQLYEQFLKSMEELEKSNENLLAGAQNELRKEMAMLQKKIMMDTVSIRSMKKSVKCKNGTFY, translated from the exons ATGGCACCATCAGGAAGGAAGCATGGAGGAAAGGCTGGTAAAACAGCACAGGAAGATCAAGCCATTCCTGCCTATGACtttcaggaggaaagaaaagagctgAGTGGATCAGAGGAAGATATTAGAGAAG GCGAAATACCAGTACTGGACAAGCATGCGAAGAAAAGACCTTTGGCGACAACTCATGTGGTTCCAGATGATGTGGG GGGTGAAGTACAGAATATGCTGGAAAGATTTGGAG CTGACATTAACAAGGCCCTCTTAGCTAAGAGGAAAAGATTAGAAATGTATACAAAAGCTTCACTCAAAACCAGTAACCAGAAGATTGAACATGTTTGGAAAACACAGCAAGAGCAAAG GCAGAAGCTTAATCACGAGTTCTCCCAGCAGTTCCTGACGTTATTTCAGCAATGGGATGTAGATgtgcagaaagcagaggagcaggaagaaaaactaGCG AATATGTTTCGTCAGCAACAAAAAGTTTTTCAACAGGCAAGAATAGTTCAAAGTCAGAGACTGAAAACCATTAAGCAACTCTATGAGCAATTCTTAAAG AGcatggaggagctggagaagagcaacGAGAATCTTCTAGCTGGTGCACAAAATGAACTTCGCAAAGAAATGGCTATGTTGCAAAAGAAGATTATGATGGACACTGTAAGTATCAGATCTATGAAGAAGTCAGTTAAATGCAAAAATGGAACATTCTATTAA